The genomic window gtcttcttctcattcttcatcttttttccattttaccaaatctttcctTCTATCTCTCTTCCTCCACCAACCACTCTTTCCATCTCTTCCTCCAACACaactaccatcttcatcaccaCAAATCCAACCAAAACTACAACAACAACATGTTTCTCTTGGGAGAGACTTGCAATGATCTTGGATTGAAATGACCTACAATTTGCATTTACATTTTGTATGTTGTTCTCGGATCTATCTAAAAATACATTCCTTCTTCTCAAATTTATATTGCTTTTATTAGTTTTGACAGACCAAGTGTTTTGTATTATTTGCGACAGAAAAATTGATATGAAACTCAAATATGACATGATAGTTAGGTAGTAAAGACATGGATATTGCTGCTGCTGTTGATTTCAGTTTTGTCACTCccttaattttactaaaaattctATATTGTATTTCTCAATTAAATCTTCCACAAAGCAATTCATATCTCTATATTCTCTCAGATAATTTCTCAAACCAAATCCTAATGAAATCTTCCACTTTGTCCTCATTAACCAAACAAATTCCCAACAAACAATCTCATCCTAACCCACATATCTTCATCATATCtcttattatttctatttttccccttattttttgacaattaaCTTCTTACCAcactaattatattatttttatttccacCCCTATCTTGccaacaattttattttctacttaAACTACTTTCTGCCATTTTTCTTTCGTAGTTAATTtactaaaatcaaataaaagtatactttaatttttttgacagaaaaattATACTTTAATTCTAATTATTATCTTCTCACCAATTCACCACTTCTATCCTATTTAATTGGGAAttgattctctcaagtgtaatttattCCTTAATAATACCATATGAGTAAGTATGTAGGAAGATGAAATCCTTCTTCCTTGGTGTTAGAGGGAGAAAGTTTGACGGTCACAAAATGAAACTAACAGACGTTTGAATAGAGGAGTAAAATACAGCATTTTTTGCAAATTTAAGGGAGGCAAGTGAGATTTAAAAAAACCTTAAAGGAGGTAGATGTAATTTATCCTAAATATTATTACACAGTGAATATAAAAATTTCTACTCTTCATCCTCCTAATTATCATACTCAAATGAATCAACTggaactgcatgtgatgatgtAGATGGCGGTGCCGGTGGCAGTTGACAGTTCATATTGGATAACAAATTGCATAATTTGTCCTTACCATTTTCTTCTCCTTTTAGCTCTCTGCTGCGGCTTAAACTGGTCCATAATTCCCTTCTTAATTTTTAATTGCACTTTTTTAGACTGCAGTTTCTGCACTATTCTTTCTAACTTTTCCCGCACCTTAAGGGTTGACGCTGCAAATTTGTTCCCATTTGAGTGATGGGATGGGGTCTTACGCTTAGATACTGCAGTTCTCGCTGCAAATTTGTTCCCATTTGAGTGATGGGATGGGGTTTTAGGTACTGCAGTTCTCGCTGCAAATTTGTTCCCATTTGAGTGATGGGATGGGGCCTTACGCTTAGGTGCTGCAGCTCTCACATGAGCTTTAACCTTCATGTCATGTAAAGACCGCTTTGCTTGGTCACTCAACACGCTATTGGCTTCCCCAATCAACTTGAAAGCAGCTTCTGCACCagcaaatttatttttatcaggATGAAGTATCAGTGCAAGCTTTCTGTACTGTTTCTTTATGATTGCTTCCTCAGAGAGTCTTTCTGTCTGAAGAATTTGATACCAGTCCATTTCAGAACAAGAGAGTTTGTTCAATGCAGCAGTGTGAACCTCACAAATTGCAAGGATCTGAGTAATGTTATCAACATCAGCATACAAATTTTTGGCCTTATTAGCAAACCGCAGTGCCTCTACAAATTGACCCCTTTGCATTCTACTTTCTGCCAATTGCTTAGCCCTCACAGCCTCGTCTTTGTTGCACTCCATTAGTAAATTGATGTCAAAGATACTTGTGTCTATTCAAATTCTACAAGCACCACTTTGTGTTCCACCTAATTGACACAGAACAAACAAAGTTAAAAGTAAGCCAACTCATCACTACTCCATGAAGCACCAACAAAAACACTATTAAATACGACAATGACACATAGACATAggtaatatataatttaaaataaatagaaatactTGAACGAAACCATGTGTAATGCCGCGGCTCTATCATCGATCACTACATTATCATTCATTACTAACAGAAAAGATAACATCGTGAACATGGTGGTATATACACATGATTTGTTCATGCAAAAGAAATTGCAACATCATAACAATCAATTCAATTTTAGGCTAGCTAGGTGATGATAATTTCAGCAAATGTACCGAATCGTAAAAGTAGTAAAATAAAACGGTAAGATCGAATGTGGAACTCGAGGATCGcgttatattcccaaaactccGTGTCTCTCTCTTCTGTTTCTCGTCGGACTGTACGGGTATATTCCAAAAACTCTTCTGTGAATCAGCGCGTCCCTTTTTATATATGTCCAACAAAGAGACAAATAACCCAGTCTCTCTTTTTCTCATGTAACTAACCAGCAAGCAAGCCTTTCCaatccttttctttcttttcaagtCATGTTTTGTTTATTTCCCTTCATGCCCATATTGACAAGCccaacatatatttaattattttgaactCCTATTTATCCCATCACACATGACTAACATGTAAATAAactactactccctccggtcactattataagcaaaaaaccaCTATTACTAAAAGTTTTCAAGAATAATAAAACATGAATTTCATTGAGAAGTTTAAACATATAAACATGTCAACTATTTAAATCTACGAAGCAAATACACACCTCAAATTAGATGTATATATGTATCGGACACGCATAGATGTTTGACATAACACTAACACATATGATTACGTTAAATCATGTAATTTTggtcaaattattatcggtacCGCCCTGTCAGTGTCTATATGGTGTCCGATGCCCATATTTGTGTCGGTGTATCGTtgatttaaatacaaaaaaattacaatcacAACGAATTTAGATCTTCAGGAACATGCATAGCAAGTAAACAGTAATCAAGCATGAAACACAACTGAACCAATCTACCATACACATTTGTCACAAtaaataactacaacaaataCGAAATGTGAAAACAAAGTTtctgtaaaccaaaaaaaaaaaagtttgtacATTTTTCTATTTACCCTAAATTCCATAgcgcaaaacaaaataaacaacataACATTTTCCCTTAATTCCGGCCGATACTACAAAAAAAGactattataatattaaaaaaaaaagtgatattgATGATTAACACGGAATGCAAAATCGAACACCGAGAGGCACAAAGCAATGAAGAAAATGGGGAATAatatgaggaagaagaagatgaagagtaCCCGGAACTTACTTGCGAGTTGTGAGTGCGAATACAGAGAGAACGCGCCACAAGCAGATGTTGGATTTCTTTAATATTTTACcggattttttatatttcacctacattacttatttatatatttcaaaagatttgttatttttatttagttaaggttgttatttttatttttacgatcttttagaagatttgttatttttatttttcactattatttaagctaaattattgtagtTTTGAAGGCATAGTcttgattcaataaaattatatagaattttctcaaatttggtggattccaaattattttttttggtggaTTTCGGAAATTTGGTGAATTCCAGAGTCTTTATCTAACAGGATTAGCGCTTGCTATTCCTTCCTGGTTCTGTACTGCGTCACAAGCCATGAAGTGAAACTGTTTAAAACACGAAAAGTCAGAGTCCGAGGAGGAAACATAGGGTTGtttgttactccctccgtctcagaTGACTGTTTCATACATGccaacatataaaaaattaatatttagaaaatatgcATTGAGACGAATCCaataacatcttatatgctgatgtttatttttatttatcggtagaaaaatatggtcaaaccAAAATGTGTGAATGatgcacaacagtcaactgaCTCACTCAATTTAGGACAAAGGgactataaatttttaaaaaagtgaatttttctttgtgtttttttttttacttaaaaaataaaattctttgtGATTTTTCTTTGGTCATACAGAGAGTATAtgactaaaattattttattttaattatatctAATTTAAAAATCATACTAATGATGATTTATGATTAGGTTGACAATGAAAAATTGGCATAAAAATATTGGATTTTGATAACAAAATTATGTGTTAACAAATATGCATCTTGAGCAATGCTATGGATCTACCTTCTTACTTTTAGATTTGGATTTACTACATTTGAATTTCTTATATTAATCTACatttagtgtaaattttaataaaagataaaatagagaaataaatattaagtgtataaaagattaaaataaattatatgaatcTTACAATCCGACATCTCCTTGATGAACATTGGAAGTATGTTTTTTAGAAAGCTAAGATCATCTTTAATGGTGAGTACTTATTTTgtaagtactagtacctaataggtaccaccattggagcaaaacataAATGAGTACTTACtaggtactagttctacaataaAAGTGGtacttatataatttttgtgggacctaTTTAAAATTATGTAGAGTTATTGGAGAGGTGTGTTATTAGTGGGAccgatttagaatttttttttttgacagacggaccaatttagaattttttaagacGTGTTGGATTGGAGAGaatgagtacttattaggtactattatttaaaaattataaataagtgatgtgtacacgtgaTGTCcaattaagtactcaaaaaaTGAGTAACTCCATTGTGGATGTTGTAATGAACGTGCATATATGATTGCAAAGATCAAGGGAGTAAAGATGTAGAACTGTGTTTTTTGATGACCCTTCTTTTAGGGTAGCTCATATTGTTATTAATGATGGTAGAGGTGTTTCTTTCTTCCGTTTAATTTTTGTGTAACCTTTCTTAAAATCCatttttgtgtgtaaatatTGACACATACTTAAACAAATTTGTTTAAACTTGTAACTttcacatattttaaaatttcttcatttctccAACCATTTCTTCTAGTTGAATTGTAAGGGTGTCGTTCCTATCCATTTCTCTTTCCAAAATTCTATGCTTTTACCTTCACTAATAACACTACTAATATTATTAGCAAACCAACCCCATCCTCCGCATTACCCAATCGCCAAATATCGTGCCACCATATTGACGCACGTTTGAGACCTTCACTCCTTTCACCATACAGAAAATTAGCTGCAAAGGATCCATAACGAAAAAGCAAAAGATTGTGCCACTGAATTGAGCTTTCGTTCATGCATCTCCACTTTCATTTACACAAAAAGTGAGGAATTAAAAAGTTCTAGATTTTTTATTCGTAAACCTCATTTTTCCTTTGGTTGACAAACACGATCCCAACTAACCCAACACATCTTGTTTCTATCTGCTTCGCCTCCCCATAAAAAACTTCTTTGAATACACATCAATTGGTTTATCACACACCTTGGTGCCTTATAGAAAGAGAAGAAATAGAGAGGTAAACTAGATAGAACAAAATTAATAAGAGTAACTCTACCTCATATAGATAAATGACGACCATTCCAAATactcaatctttttttttcatgGATTCTATTATAGGTAACCAAGTAGTCTTTCTTCTCGGATTAGCACCAACCGGAGTTCCTAGAAAGCGAAATGGAATTGACTCCACTCCGCAGTACAAAAAAGACGATGACGCACACAAAAAACTATCTTCTAGATTGATTCCATAAAGcttacttttataaaaaattaacctTCAAACCCGACACAATTTCAAAGCTTCTCAACACAGTTTTAATAGTCCAAAGATTGTCCCAATTACCATCACCTACTATGATTGTATCATCAACGAATTGAAGCGTATGAAACATAATGTTATTACTAACTTGATCGTGGACTATCTTTCAATGGCTAAACTCCAACTACATAGACTTTGTGACAGTACCACATCATTTCTCTCAGTTTGGAGAATTAACAAAATGCAAAAATAGCAAGCGATTCTGGCACATCATTTGGTTGGCGACTACGTGGAGTATATGGTGCACCCGTAACAACATTGTTTTTAGAGGTGGATGTATCAATGTGTCTTCTCTAGTGAACCATATTATTTACATATCTTGGATATGGTTTATATAGGCCGCATAGGATGCAATGctaatttaactttttctgATTGGTGTAACAATCATTTAGTTTGCTTCCAACACATCTAAAGactaaaataattatctttgaattgtaagggttgagtaacTCTTGTActctttataattcaatttttgcttattaaaaaaaaattcttctagTTGAACCAAAAGCACCCTAACACATCTTTTAACATATAATCGGGGTGaaattttgtaaattataataaattatatgaatctcATTCTTTATTGGACATGGTTCGAAAAAGAACCCTCACATTCATAGTTTGCTATCAAAGAAACAGGTTCGTGCAAGTGCAACTATTATTTCAAAGGCAGTATCTGTTGCATTTCGAGTACTATCAACAATCA from Trifolium pratense cultivar HEN17-A07 linkage group LG1, ARS_RC_1.1, whole genome shotgun sequence includes these protein-coding regions:
- the LOC123884658 gene encoding dnaJ homolog subfamily B member 12-like — protein: MECNKDEAVRAKQLAESRMQRGQFVEALRFANKAKNLYADVDNITQILAICEVHTAALNKLSCSEMDWYQILQTERLSEEAIIKKQYRKLALILHPDKNKFAGAEAAFKLIGEANSVLSDQAKRSLHDMKVKAHVRAAAPKRKAPSHHSNGNKFAARTAVPKTPSHHSNGNKFAARTAVSKRKTPSHHSNGNKFAASTLKVREKLERIVQKLQSKKVQLKIKKGIMDQFKPQQRAKRRRKW